From the Bacillota bacterium genome, one window contains:
- a CDS encoding FGGY-family carbohydrate kinase, with amino-acid sequence MDLGTSGVRAVAFDQGLRVLAQAARPYGMVVAPNGAAEQDARQVAEAAEAAVAEVVAKLAGGPRIAALALCGTASSLAAFGPTDGLGRTQGDGSGSFVPLTPAWLWADVRAAAEAAEIRERFGNVPYQRTGCPVHASYWPAKLLNWRRQGRLPGHPAILAGIKDYVLYRLTGEWLVDSAVAAATGLFDSDHGIWDGELLNWLGIGQAQLPRVVSPAQRLPLTASAADRLGLPRKTEIVVGSLDGVLAHLGLGCERAGLASCMVGTSGAVRFTLPKRSLDTAGRTWCYPAPGGAWVAGGAVNNGGNVLTWLGGLIEELMASSTGPCRRSEAGTLASMEWPDRLVRLAMRAPAGANGLLFLPYVYGERSPLWREDVRGALIGLGPAHGAPELARAVLEGLSLGLYAVYRALVAQAGPASEVRASGGFVASEPWVQLQADVFGTPVVVTDQSQPTAAGAAMVAWYAVGGASLAELAAGVRVTRVFEPNPRRHAQYEALMRQVERLRDAVWPGGGPAR; translated from the coding sequence GTGGATCTGGGGACCAGCGGGGTACGCGCGGTGGCTTTTGATCAAGGGCTTCGGGTGCTGGCCCAGGCCGCACGACCCTACGGAATGGTGGTCGCTCCGAACGGGGCGGCGGAGCAAGACGCTCGCCAGGTGGCGGAAGCCGCCGAAGCAGCCGTTGCAGAGGTGGTTGCCAAACTGGCGGGAGGACCCCGGATAGCTGCTCTGGCTCTGTGTGGAACGGCAAGCAGTCTGGCCGCGTTCGGGCCCACGGATGGGCTTGGCCGGACGCAGGGGGACGGGAGCGGCAGTTTCGTGCCGCTGACGCCAGCCTGGCTTTGGGCCGACGTCCGAGCGGCTGCGGAAGCGGCCGAGATCCGTGAACGGTTCGGCAATGTCCCGTATCAGCGTACGGGCTGCCCCGTTCACGCCAGCTACTGGCCCGCCAAACTCTTGAACTGGCGCCGACAAGGCCGATTACCCGGGCATCCCGCCATTTTGGCCGGGATTAAAGACTACGTGCTATACCGCCTGACGGGAGAATGGTTGGTAGATTCCGCCGTCGCGGCAGCTACAGGCCTTTTCGACAGCGATCATGGGATTTGGGACGGGGAGCTTCTAAACTGGCTGGGCATCGGACAGGCCCAACTTCCCCGGGTGGTCTCGCCGGCTCAGCGACTGCCGCTGACTGCGAGTGCAGCCGATCGTTTGGGCCTGCCTCGTAAGACCGAGATAGTGGTGGGGTCGCTGGACGGGGTCCTGGCCCACCTGGGCCTGGGTTGCGAGCGGGCCGGGCTGGCCAGCTGCATGGTGGGAACGAGCGGTGCCGTAAGATTCACCCTTCCGAAACGGTCGTTGGATACTGCCGGGCGGACCTGGTGCTACCCGGCACCTGGCGGAGCTTGGGTCGCCGGGGGCGCTGTCAACAACGGGGGAAATGTGCTCACGTGGCTCGGCGGCCTCATCGAAGAGCTGATGGCAAGCTCCACCGGACCGTGCCGCCGGTCGGAGGCCGGTACTTTGGCATCGATGGAATGGCCTGACCGACTCGTGAGGTTGGCGATGCGGGCGCCGGCCGGAGCGAACGGGCTGTTGTTCTTGCCTTACGTGTACGGTGAGCGCAGCCCGTTGTGGCGGGAAGACGTTCGAGGGGCGCTCATAGGCCTGGGGCCAGCCCACGGAGCGCCGGAGCTGGCGCGGGCGGTGCTGGAGGGTCTCAGCCTGGGACTCTACGCGGTCTACCGGGCCCTGGTCGCTCAGGCGGGTCCGGCAAGTGAAGTGCGGGCCAGCGGCGGGTTCGTAGCGTCGGAGCCATGGGTCCAGCTGCAGGCCGACGTCTTCGGAACACCCGTGGTGGTGACGGACCAATCGCAGCCGACGGCAGCGGGCGCCGCCATGGTGGCCTGGTATGCGGTCGGCGGGGCATCGCTGGCTGAGCTGGCCGCCGGCGTGCGCGTGACAAGGGTGTTCGAGCCGAATCCCCGCCGGCATGCCCAGTACGAAGCTCTGATGCGCCAGGTGGAGCGGCTACGGGACGCCGTCTGGCCGGGAGGGGGCCCTGCGAGATGA